The stretch of DNA CCACTGCACCCCTCCAACATCCTGGACCTTCAGGTTGCAAAGTCCTGATTTGCCTGCCTTTCTTGATAGCTCATTGTGACTGACCAGATTTGTTCTCATCACCACTTGTCATTTGTTGTTCAGGTTTGTCTCTGTATGTTCTTGTTTTTGACTTTTTTGACCAGATACCCTTAAAGGAGCAGACATTCTCCTTCCACATACCTTTAAAGTAGATATAGTTGTAGAGGactgttatttatttcattttaaaaatatatttctgtgatcattttggaaaaagcagagataattgaagaacagatttattttttgaattgAAAGAATTTTGCAAGTTTATATTGTTTTACCAACTACATGGGTCACTTATGGTTGTGCACTTCCATGTGGACAATTAAAACAGGCTAATATAACTTCCTTCTCGTCATTGAGacaataattgttttcagttgaatGGGAATATCAAGATTTACTCCTATCTGTCTTATAGCCCACTGTGCTGGTTTTACtcaaaatgggttaattttcttcatgcagttagaaacctttctttttcattgctaGCACGTTCATtgtttggacttagtttgagaacaaacagataacaccccagcacagaaataatgtttttaattgctctggtctgagagccaatgACattttctgagtgctctgcccacaggtgtgaagaagggggggcagAGATTGTTATAGACGATCACGATAAATAGCATGCACTCGTCGGAACAAATTGCTTAGAATTTATTGCAGCAAGCGGCAAgcaggcaaaacagcgctgggtggcCAGGGAGTCTGCACTCCACCACGGCGCGCCATTCCAGTAGCAGCAAGCTTGGTTAAATGTGGTAAAGGATTACATATTCATGGTTATtccaggaacgcctatacatattcataactttTTCCTCGAAAAGGCCGtccttattaaaatgagttccAAGGAATTATATCTATAGTCATCACCTTTGGCTCTttcctgttgcgcctgcgcagtgtcTCCGGGTGGTCACGGGCGGGGGTCTTTTGGATGAAGGCTGCAGTCTATCTTGTCATGCACTTCTCATCTTTGGCCTAGCACGCTGGGTTTGGCCAAGGCTCCAACGGCTTGAGCTAGTTTTCCTCCCGCTTTGTGCTGAAGACCCCCGTTATATCGTTCACACAAAGATGCAACTGGGCCCTTATCTCTGTCAGTCTCTTACTGAATGTTCTGCAGGGTACGCTAAATTAGGCTTTTACACATATCTGTGGAACAAGTTTTTTACAAAGACTGCATACAGGTTGCATTGTTTAATGGCAGCATGTACTAATATCATGTTACGTGCTCGGGTTTCACAGCCACTGATAACATATCCATTTAGACCGGTTTGATTAACAAATATATCGTTAAGTCTATTACAagatggggcagaccttgactgacatccagactgatcaataagaatattccatcccattgTTGTCATGCTCCATATTTAAGGAGtttgtcttttctgcttttactttCTGGCTTCTCGGGCGCTTTCTCTTGTGCgcgttatttttcttctcttcgcTCTTTTTGTCAGAGACGGGGGAGTCTTTGTTGCAGGACATTTAGTCtggcttttgccattttgcagaggcctctgagcctttctgccttttttcctctctttttctctctctgagaTTTGCTTTAGGGCCAGGTGTGGCTTGCTgagactggctgctcagttgtggaTGGAGTTCGTGAGGAATTGCTTTGagcatcttttatttctattgtatatatgtattcactagtagtgtattagtattttgttattttattaaactgtgtttatctcaatccaagttttctcccttcccttttgattctctcccctggtgggggagggggtgagcaagcagctgtcgtggttgtattgctagctcaggttaaaccacgacacccATATAAGCTGTTTACTATTTCCTAGTCTTGCACAAATACCAAAGTGTTTAGTCATAAAGCATAAAGTTTTTAGTCATACTGTCATCaactgatagaaaaaaaaaatccccttttgTCCAAACAGGCACAAGCTGGTGAGTTAGCTAAGTTGTGGGATGACAACTGGACAAACATTAAAGATGAAAGTTTTAATGCTCACCAATCTaaaactgatttgttttatataaaactGGGCTTAAAGCCCAGTGTCAATATCCATTCACTGAATTttcaaaccaacaaaaaaggACGTTTAATAGAGGGAATCGGAACTGAACCGCTACCATGCCCTGGAAATAAATCACTAAAGACTTGAATAGAGCCAGCATTGCGACGAAGCTGTTCCCCATGCATGCTGGGAACTATAGTCCGCTAATAGCCTAGGGGCCATTCATAGTTTTGCATACCCAGGGGGTGACTGAGGGCCAGTGTGTTTTGGGAGTTGCAGTTTTGAGTGGATCGCAATGTTTGCCGGGAACTGTAGGCTAATGAGGTAATCGCAGCATGACTGACTCGTAGCCGGTTACTGGGTCTCCTCTCTTTGATTCCCCCCCCCCGAACAATTAAGAGGGTGGGGGTTCCAGGAGTGGGTTTTCGTCGGTTGAAAATTCCCTGGATGTGGATGTTAGTTTGGAATTTTCCAGAAAGGTTGTGACTTGTAAGTTCTAGATTTTGTGTAGTGCCGTTTGAGTTTTTTCTTTGATGAGGGGGTTGGTGTGTCCGTATGTTTGCATTAATTGCTTAGTGTTCTTGTAGGTCTGTCGCCATGGTGAAGGAGACACTGTATTATGATGTGCTGGAGGTGAAGCCCAGTGCCTCTGCTGAGGAGCTGAAGAAGGCGTACCGCAAGCTGGCCTTAAAATATCACCCTGACAAGAACCCCAATGAGGGTGAGAAGGCTAGTGTTGAGGGAGTGGGAGCTGGACTGAAGTTGCTGAGGGGTTGGGGGGGAGTCACCCGTGATTTTTGCCTAGGGGCTGACTGGAGCTAGGGGGTTGGATGGAGAGATTATAAAGACCCTTCCAGATGTCGTTGCTTCTTTTGGAGGGGAgaggtttgttttggggggacCCTATTGTCTGTGGAGAGGGAACTGTTCTCTTGCTTGGGCCTGGttggagtggggagggggtctAATAGTAAATTGAAGGAGCCTGTGGGGGAGGTTGGTAGGAATGAGAGCCACTGGTGGAGAGAGGAGCTCTGGCTGGACCTGCcgggggggagagagggagagggagagtgGGGGGAATGGACTcctgggggagctgctgcttaAGGATTGGGGTCTGAGGCTTAATGTGCATTTTTCACAGTTCAGATTTCCCAAGCCTATGAGATACTGTCtgaccagaagaagagagatGTGTATGATAAAGGTGGTGAGCAGGCTGTCAAAGAGGGTGGCTCCAGTAGTAGTTTTGGATCACCCATGGATGTATTTGACTTGTTCTTTGGAGGTGGTGGGACGATGCAAAAGGAGAGGCGAGGTAACGTTCCTACTTCTGATGCTGCCCTAGACTTAACAGTATGGCCGTTGTACATCAAAGAGTGCTGAAGTTTGCCTCAGGTGAATGCAGTGTGGCTTGCAAGACTGCATTGAGGCTATTAAAATGATCTTACAGCTGTATTCCAGAAACCATATAAAACTGTTGTTAGCCTTTAACGCCTAACATGAGTAGGGAAAGGGATGCCTGTGTAAcgaatggtactcatttcataCACTGGTTATTTAGATCTGTGAGTTGTCTTATGTTAATTTAATACCTAGCTAGACTCTGCATTTAGGAAGCCTTTATCTAAGGATAAGCCTAGCTTTTAATAAAATAGAACAAGAATGGGATGGTAAAGTATCTTACTTGGTAAGTAAGGTACTGCAAGTGTACTGTCAAAATCTGAGTTTTTAGATCACTTCTAGCTGAAAGACCTTAGTTAGAAGTAACAACATATAAATAAAGTGAACAAAGCaggtttgtggttgtttttggttttgtttttaatgagatCACCTTGTTCTTCTGTACTGTCCAGCAGAATTGGGTTAAAGCTGCAGTAAAGCTAAAATGCCAATCCAAATTGAAGTTCAAACCAATAGTATCAGCCAAGATGtcaatattaatttaaaaactgtGTTTAAGAGTAGTGCTGGCTATATCACTTCTTAGTTCATATGCAGTGCtggtaaatgaaaaaaaagttttctatCAAAATATTATACAACTTCATGTAGCAGAACATTTTTAGTAAGCAAGAGCTTGTTACCCTTAAAATGGATTTGATTAGAATTTTACTTGGCAAAAACTTGATTGTAAAAATCCAGTTGTTTGACTGTTTTGGGAAACTCATGGGGGGTAGGGGTGGTGGTAGTATTTCATCGGCTATAGGAACTATCTCCTACTTCCCTGTAGTTATCCAAACATACCTGTCTATTTTCACCCTTTAGACAAAGTTAAAATCTTAAACCTGTATCTCAGtgtattttgttcttcttaTTATTGCTTATACTTTCACAGAGGAGTCTTCTGGCTCCTTCTGAAAAACATTACTAAGAAAGCAGTgttaatttttatataattgTAAGATTAAATAGGAAAAAGCTATTGATAACAGCAGAAGTAAATAAATAGGAAGTGTTAAAGCTTTTAAAGACTTATTCTAATGCAACTTGAACATAGTAACACGTAAAACATAATTTTGAGTTCAACCTATCAAATTTGAATAAATATactctcccccctccctcctcttcccttaTAGACAAAAATGTTGTTCATCAGTTGTCAATAAGCTTAGAAGATCTGTATAATGGTGCAACAAGAAAGCTGGCTTTGCAAAATAATGTAATCTGTGACAAATGTGAAGGTAACTTCAACACTAAAACTAGACATTAGTTATTTCTGAAGTTCCAAATGTATTTTGaccttctattttcttctggaaatatAACTGTTTGATTCTTGCTCTGTCATCAGGTTGTGGTGGTAGGAAGGGTGCAATAGAATGCTGTCCTAATTGCAGAGGCACAGGCATGCAAATCAGAATTCACCAGATTGGTCCAGGAATGGTGCAATGGATGCATTCTATATGTATGGAGTGTCAGGGGCATGGGGAGCGTATCAGCCCCAAGGACTGGTGCAAGAACTGCactgacagaaaaattacagtatcacagtatcacagtattacagtatcacagtatgtttgggattggaagggacctcaatagatcatctagtccaatccccctgctggagcaggaacgcctaggtgaggtcgcacaggaacatgtccaggcggacATGTTAGAGAGAAGATTCAGGCGGACATTGTTAGAGAGAAGAAGATTCTAGAAGTTCACATTGACAAAGGTAAGGGTTTTACTAACTCTgaatattatatttaaatagGTGTTCATTGGGGTTggtggtttgtggggttttttttagcactAAAACAGGAGCTTCAGCAAAtgcatggtgtttgtgaaaaatgcagttgtgattcatgctaagatgtttaatgtttacaggtataaccaaatgaggcacggactctgaacttggaaaagggaaaggtggttaagttctatgtaaaaagttatgaaacttgtttaggaagttatattgatagagcgaactaacattttaagggttaactaaacttataatgggtgcctactaacgaactaacactttaaggcttagtcacacaataaatgcttagtttagagctttatgttaagaagaacagaaccccatcgaatgccaagataagaagttttactgcacctagctgtaaacttgaggagacaagataacaaagatttacagcaaaagggggcgccagtctggtttcattcaacttggcagcttgggtcccagtcaattcaacataatgagccaaaggtaaaaagtccactgtgatgaagctgaaggagccttcatccaaagacccccaaagacccctcctcaaattcaccaagtggcactgcgcaggcgcaacaggggagcgtctatggaaatggttatctgagactcattttaatcagaagcagggaaaggttatgaatatgtataggcgttcctggggtcattat from Columba livia isolate bColLiv1 breed racing homer chromosome W, bColLiv1.pat.W.v2, whole genome shotgun sequence encodes:
- the LOC135577069 gene encoding dnaJ homolog subfamily A member 1-like isoform X1, whose translation is MFAGNCRLMRSVAMVKETLYYDVLEVKPSASAEELKKAYRKLALKYHPDKNPNEVQISQAYEILSDQKKRDVYDKGGEQAVKEGGSSSSFGSPMDVFDLFFGGGGTMQKERRGNVPTSDAALDLTVWPLYIKEC
- the LOC135577069 gene encoding dnaJ homolog subfamily A member 1-like isoform X2, with the translated sequence MVKETLYYDVLEVKPSASAEELKKAYRKLALKYHPDKNPNEVQISQAYEILSDQKKRDVYDKGGEQAVKEGGSSSSFGSPMDVFDLFFGGGGTMQKERRGNVPTSDAALDLTVWPLYIKEC